The following are encoded in a window of Qipengyuania soli genomic DNA:
- the acs gene encoding acetate--CoA ligase, translating to MSNTAHDDDWVKRPADASDGTTCTAADYERMYAESVDDADGFWAEQAARLDWIEKPTRIAGWSYDPVDIKWFEDGKLNICHNAVDRHVDAGNGDRVALIFEPDSPDGEGRTITYAELKAEVVRMANTLKKLGVKKGDRVTIYMPMIPEGAFAMLACARIGAIHSVIFGGFSPDAIAGRVEDCRSDWIVTADQGLRGSKVVPLKANVDAALEKASAKAVLVVRHTGGDVAMTEGRDHWYQELSADVGEECPCEPMNAEDPLFILYTSGSTGSPKGVLHTTGGYSVWTETTFRYVFDYRPGEIYWCTADIGWVTGHSYIVYGPLQNGATSLMFEGVPNYPDHDRFWAVCEKHKVNIFYTAPTAIRALMREGEGHVAKHDLSSLRLLGSVGEPINPEAWRWYHDHVGGGRTPVVDTWWQTETGGIMITTLPGAHDMKPGSAGRPFFGICPQLVDNDGHVLDGATEGNLCITRSWPGQARTVYGDHERFIQTYFSTYPGKYFTGDGCRRDADGYYWITGRVDDVINVSGHRMGTAEVESALVLHPKVSEAAVVGYPHDIKGQGIYCYVTLNAGEESSDDFAGELRQWVRKEIGPIATPDHLHFTPGLPKTRSGKIMRRILRKIAENEFGSLGDTSTLADPTIVDSLIEGRQNR from the coding sequence ATGAGCAATACCGCGCACGACGACGATTGGGTCAAGCGGCCCGCTGATGCGTCCGACGGCACAACATGCACCGCCGCCGACTACGAGCGCATGTATGCTGAGAGCGTGGACGATGCGGACGGGTTCTGGGCCGAACAGGCTGCGCGGCTCGACTGGATCGAGAAACCGACCCGGATCGCCGGCTGGAGCTACGACCCGGTCGACATCAAGTGGTTCGAGGACGGCAAGCTCAACATCTGCCACAACGCCGTCGATCGCCACGTCGATGCGGGCAATGGCGACCGCGTCGCGCTGATCTTCGAACCGGACAGCCCCGACGGCGAGGGCCGGACGATCACCTATGCCGAGCTGAAGGCCGAAGTGGTCCGCATGGCGAACACGCTGAAGAAGCTCGGCGTGAAGAAGGGTGACCGCGTCACGATCTACATGCCGATGATCCCCGAAGGCGCTTTCGCCATGCTCGCCTGTGCGCGCATCGGCGCGATCCACTCGGTGATTTTCGGCGGCTTTTCGCCCGATGCCATCGCCGGGCGTGTAGAGGACTGCAGGAGCGACTGGATCGTCACCGCCGACCAGGGCCTGCGCGGCTCGAAGGTCGTCCCGCTCAAGGCCAATGTCGATGCGGCGCTCGAGAAGGCGTCGGCCAAGGCCGTGCTGGTCGTCCGCCATACCGGCGGCGATGTCGCCATGACCGAGGGACGCGACCACTGGTATCAGGAGCTGTCCGCCGATGTCGGGGAGGAATGCCCGTGCGAGCCGATGAATGCGGAAGACCCGCTGTTCATCCTCTACACCTCGGGATCGACCGGCAGCCCCAAGGGCGTGCTCCACACGACCGGCGGCTACTCGGTCTGGACCGAGACCACCTTCCGCTACGTCTTCGACTACCGTCCCGGCGAAATCTACTGGTGCACGGCCGACATCGGCTGGGTCACCGGACACAGCTACATCGTCTACGGCCCGCTGCAGAACGGTGCGACATCGCTGATGTTCGAAGGCGTGCCCAACTATCCCGACCACGACCGCTTCTGGGCGGTGTGCGAAAAGCACAAGGTCAACATCTTCTACACCGCCCCCACCGCCATCCGCGCGCTGATGCGCGAGGGCGAGGGGCATGTGGCGAAGCACGACCTGTCGTCGCTGCGGCTGCTCGGATCGGTTGGCGAGCCCATCAATCCCGAGGCTTGGCGCTGGTATCACGACCACGTCGGTGGCGGCAGGACGCCGGTCGTCGACACCTGGTGGCAGACCGAGACCGGCGGCATCATGATCACCACCCTGCCGGGCGCGCACGACATGAAGCCGGGCAGCGCGGGCCGTCCGTTCTTCGGCATCTGCCCGCAACTGGTCGACAATGATGGCCATGTGCTCGACGGCGCGACCGAGGGGAATTTGTGCATCACCCGCAGCTGGCCGGGCCAGGCGCGCACCGTCTACGGCGACCACGAGCGCTTCATCCAGACATACTTCAGCACCTATCCGGGCAAGTACTTCACCGGGGACGGATGCCGCCGTGATGCCGATGGCTATTACTGGATCACCGGCCGTGTCGACGACGTGATCAACGTATCCGGCCACCGCATGGGCACGGCCGAGGTCGAAAGCGCGCTGGTGCTCCACCCCAAGGTCAGCGAGGCCGCGGTGGTCGGCTACCCGCACGATATCAAGGGGCAGGGCATCTACTGCTACGTGACGCTCAACGCCGGCGAGGAATCGTCGGACGATTTTGCAGGAGAGCTGCGCCAGTGGGTGCGCAAGGAAATCGGGCCGATCGCCACGCCCGACCACCTGCACTTCACCCCCGGCCTGCCCAAGACGCGTTCGGGCAAGATCATGCGGCGGATCCTGAGGAAGATCGCGGAGAACGAGTTCGGCTCGCTCGGCGATACCTCGACGCTTGCCGATCCCACGATCGTCGATTCGCTGATCGAGGGCAGGCAGAACCGCTGA
- a CDS encoding peptidylprolyl isomerase, whose protein sequence is MRKPLISLAALCALTVPAIAQDEPQGAPSPNEIVAGAKAEEWIAIPAEDLLVMTLAPDAAGKERKVVIQLMPAPFSQGWVENIRTLARAKWYDNITVNRVQDNYVVQWGDLNYDNPEAKGEPKLLPPGLPTVDESDYSVDGNAIGLAVKLADTRRDLALETGSALAGTDTTTAIIIANGLIDSYAQAALFHAGWPLASNAGSAAEGEPAKVWPVHCYGMVGVGRNLSPDTGSGAELYTVIGQAPRHLDRNIALVGRIIEGMEHLSSLPRGHGDLGFYSDEEADKRTPILTVRVASDLPEADPASSSEAVGQQTRPHFEYLSTEGETFARYADARANRRDPFFIVPAGGADICNIPVPVRRAAK, encoded by the coding sequence ATGAGGAAGCCCCTGATTTCGCTCGCCGCGCTGTGTGCGCTGACTGTTCCCGCCATTGCTCAGGACGAACCGCAGGGCGCTCCGTCGCCTAACGAGATTGTTGCCGGGGCCAAGGCCGAGGAGTGGATCGCGATCCCGGCGGAAGACCTGCTGGTCATGACGCTCGCCCCGGACGCTGCGGGCAAGGAGCGCAAGGTCGTCATCCAGTTGATGCCCGCGCCGTTCTCGCAAGGCTGGGTAGAGAACATCCGCACGCTCGCACGCGCCAAGTGGTACGACAACATCACCGTCAACCGCGTGCAGGACAATTACGTCGTCCAGTGGGGCGACCTCAACTACGACAACCCCGAGGCGAAAGGTGAACCCAAGCTGTTGCCTCCGGGACTGCCGACGGTTGATGAAAGCGATTATTCGGTCGATGGCAACGCGATCGGTCTGGCCGTGAAGCTTGCCGATACGCGGCGCGACCTGGCGCTGGAAACCGGTAGCGCCTTGGCGGGAACCGACACCACGACCGCCATCATCATCGCCAACGGGCTCATCGATTCCTACGCTCAGGCCGCCCTTTTCCATGCGGGCTGGCCCTTGGCGTCGAATGCGGGAAGTGCGGCCGAAGGAGAACCGGCAAAGGTCTGGCCCGTCCACTGTTACGGCATGGTAGGCGTGGGACGAAACCTGTCGCCCGACACCGGCTCGGGAGCCGAGCTCTACACGGTAATCGGACAGGCCCCGCGCCATCTCGACCGCAATATCGCGCTCGTCGGCCGGATTATCGAGGGGATGGAGCACCTCTCCTCGCTGCCGCGCGGACATGGCGACCTCGGATTCTACTCCGACGAGGAAGCTGACAAGCGCACCCCGATCCTGACCGTGCGCGTCGCCAGCGACCTGCCTGAAGCCGACCCGGCCTCAAGCAGCGAAGCGGTAGGCCAACAAACACGCCCGCACTTCGAATATCTCTCTACCGAAGGCGAGACCTTCGCCCGCTATGCCGATGCGCGCGCCAACCGGCGCGATCCGTTCTTCATTGTGCCTGCGGGCGGGGCGGACATCTGCAACATCCCGGTTCCGGTGCGCCGCGCCGCGAAGTGA
- a CDS encoding DUF1905 domain-containing protein — translation MSDEVAFAAEITRWQGEKAVYHVITIGGDGAEAITMHERLRRLEFGARRGFGSVKVMAVIGDTRWKTSVFPSKTGEWWLLVGRKVLKAEDLVAGDTAKVELELL, via the coding sequence GTGAGCGACGAGGTCGCCTTTGCCGCCGAGATCACGCGCTGGCAGGGCGAGAAGGCGGTCTACCACGTCATCACCATCGGCGGTGACGGGGCCGAGGCGATCACCATGCACGAACGCCTGCGCCGCCTCGAATTCGGGGCGCGGCGCGGGTTCGGTTCGGTCAAGGTGATGGCCGTGATCGGCGACACGCGATGGAAGACCTCGGTATTCCCGTCAAAGACCGGCGAATGGTGGCTGCTCGTGGGCAGGAAGGTCCTGAAAGCCGAAGACCTCGTCGCGGGTGATACGGCGAAAGTCGAACTGGAACTGCTCTGA
- a CDS encoding VOC family protein, with translation MSHLTGIDHVQLAMPHGGETHARLFWEEIMGLTEVAKPAHLAVNGGCWFEGDGVTIHCGVEDGFLPARRAHPALLVRDLRALVARLELAGIGFKPGKKLDGYLRGDIADPFGNRIELMQRV, from the coding sequence ATGAGCCACCTCACCGGTATCGACCACGTCCAGCTTGCCATGCCGCATGGCGGCGAAACCCATGCGCGGCTGTTCTGGGAAGAGATCATGGGGCTGACCGAAGTCGCCAAGCCCGCGCACCTCGCGGTCAACGGCGGCTGCTGGTTCGAAGGCGACGGGGTCACGATACACTGCGGGGTCGAGGACGGTTTCCTGCCCGCACGGCGCGCCCATCCGGCGTTACTGGTGCGCGACCTGCGCGCGCTGGTGGCCAGGCTGGAACTGGCCGGCATCGGCTTCAAGCCGGGCAAGAAGCTCGACGGCTACCTGCGCGGCGACATCGCCGACCCCTTCGGCAACCGCATCGAACTGATGCAGCGGGTCTAG
- a CDS encoding RelA/SpoT family protein yields MLRQYELVERVKEYDPDADEALLNRAYVYTVQKHGTQTRASGDPYFSHPVEVAGLMTDLKLDQETIMTALLHDTVEDTLATIEDIENNFGEDVARLVDGVTKLSKIEQMPENERAAENLRKFLLAMSEDIRVLLVKLGDRLHNMRTLHFIKNPEKRQRIARETMDIYAPLAERVGMYEYMREMQMLAFEQLEPEAFRTITQRLDQIRSEDGGQVDAIALDMKHALLEAGITTEVSGREKHPYSIWRKMAERHVSFEQVTDIMAFRVITEDVADCYRAMGVLHTTWQFLPGKFKDYISTPKTNGYRSLHTSLIYGKSMRVEVQIRTREMHKLNEFGFAAHWAYKQGDKPDGQVGWLRDLIEIVDASHDAEELLEHTRLAIYQDRIFAFTPKGALHQLPKGSTPVDFAFAVHTDLGAQTVGAKINGRHMPLRTQLSNGDVVEIIKSDKAEPQMSWLGFVVTGKARAAIRRAVRLKERAEVAEIGKKLFDEIALRVPAKIGRKATREAIKRLEMEEEEDLYYAIGSAKITDRAVMEALVPGCTAELEDEPDWTRSGKALSIRGLTAGVGFQLAQCCHPVPGDRIVGIRKPGEGVEVHAIDCHQLASGIDTDWLDLSWGKQSRGAVGRMRVTLYDRPGTLAEMAGIFAQNHANVTTLEQTQLDHPFHTYEVDLEVQDLPHLTRILSALRASDSVAQAERV; encoded by the coding sequence ATGCTGCGCCAGTACGAACTTGTAGAACGGGTCAAGGAATACGACCCCGACGCCGACGAGGCGCTGCTCAACCGCGCCTATGTCTATACGGTGCAGAAGCACGGCACGCAGACACGCGCCTCGGGCGACCCCTATTTCAGCCACCCGGTCGAGGTGGCGGGCCTGATGACCGACCTCAAGCTCGATCAGGAAACGATCATGACCGCGCTGCTCCACGACACGGTGGAGGACACGCTGGCGACGATCGAGGACATCGAGAACAATTTCGGCGAGGACGTGGCGCGCCTGGTCGACGGGGTCACCAAGCTTTCCAAGATCGAGCAGATGCCCGAGAACGAGCGCGCGGCCGAGAACCTCAGGAAGTTCCTCCTCGCCATGAGCGAGGACATCCGCGTCCTGCTGGTCAAGCTCGGCGACCGCCTGCACAACATGCGCACGCTCCACTTCATCAAGAACCCGGAGAAGCGCCAGCGCATCGCGCGCGAGACCATGGATATCTACGCCCCGCTGGCCGAGCGCGTGGGCATGTACGAATACATGCGCGAGATGCAGATGCTCGCCTTCGAGCAGCTCGAGCCCGAGGCCTTCCGGACCATCACCCAACGGCTCGACCAGATCCGCAGCGAGGACGGCGGGCAGGTCGATGCCATCGCGCTCGACATGAAGCATGCCCTGCTCGAAGCGGGGATCACGACCGAGGTCTCGGGGCGCGAGAAGCACCCCTATTCGATCTGGCGCAAGATGGCCGAACGCCATGTCAGCTTCGAACAGGTGACCGACATCATGGCCTTTCGCGTCATCACCGAGGACGTGGCCGACTGCTACCGGGCCATGGGCGTGCTGCACACGACGTGGCAGTTCCTGCCGGGCAAGTTCAAGGACTACATCTCGACGCCGAAGACCAACGGCTATCGCTCGCTCCACACCTCGCTGATCTACGGCAAGTCGATGCGCGTGGAGGTGCAGATCCGCACGCGCGAGATGCACAAGCTCAACGAATTCGGCTTCGCCGCGCACTGGGCCTACAAGCAGGGCGACAAGCCCGACGGGCAGGTCGGCTGGCTGCGCGACCTTATCGAGATCGTCGATGCGAGCCACGATGCCGAGGAACTGCTCGAGCACACCCGCCTCGCCATCTACCAGGACCGCATCTTCGCCTTCACTCCCAAGGGCGCGCTGCACCAGCTGCCCAAGGGTTCGACCCCGGTCGATTTCGCCTTCGCGGTCCACACGGATCTCGGCGCGCAGACCGTGGGCGCGAAGATCAACGGGCGGCACATGCCGCTGCGCACCCAGCTCTCGAACGGCGACGTGGTCGAGATCATCAAGAGCGACAAGGCCGAGCCGCAGATGAGCTGGCTGGGCTTCGTCGTCACCGGCAAGGCGCGTGCCGCCATCCGTCGCGCGGTGCGCCTCAAGGAACGCGCCGAAGTGGCCGAGATCGGCAAGAAGCTGTTCGACGAGATCGCCCTGCGCGTCCCGGCAAAGATCGGCCGCAAGGCCACGCGCGAGGCGATCAAGCGGCTGGAGATGGAGGAGGAGGAAGATCTCTACTACGCCATCGGATCGGCCAAGATCACCGACCGCGCGGTGATGGAGGCGCTGGTTCCCGGCTGCACCGCCGAGCTCGAGGACGAGCCCGACTGGACCCGCAGCGGCAAGGCATTGTCGATCCGCGGGCTGACCGCCGGCGTCGGCTTCCAGCTTGCCCAGTGCTGCCACCCGGTCCCGGGCGACCGCATCGTCGGCATCCGCAAGCCGGGCGAAGGGGTGGAGGTCCACGCGATCGACTGCCATCAGCTGGCGAGCGGCATCGATACCGACTGGCTCGACCTGTCGTGGGGCAAGCAGTCGCGCGGTGCCGTGGGCCGCATGCGCGTCACGCTCTACGACCGCCCCGGCACGCTCGCCGAAATGGCCGGCATCTTCGCGCAGAACCATGCCAACGTGACCACGCTGGAACAGACCCAGCTCGACCATCCCTTCCACACCTACGAGGTCGATCTCGAGGTGCAGGACCTTCCCCACCTCACCCGCATCCTCAGCGCATTGCGCGCCAGCGATTCGGTCGCCCAGGCGGAGCGCGTATGA
- a CDS encoding beta-galactosidase: protein MDLGVCYYPEHWPETRWAEDARLMRETGLTRVRIGEFAWSRIEPEPGKFDWGWLDRVVDTLHAAGLGIIMGTPTATPPKWVVDAMPDMVALDRNGRPRGFGSRRHYCFSHAGYRAQAARITRAVAERYDQHPGIVSWQTDNEYGCHDTVQSFSPAARDAFRLWLAERYGTVADLNEAWGNVFWSMEYRSFDEVELPNLTVTEANPAHWLAFRRFSSDQVVSFNKAQVDILRECSPGRDITHNAMGFYTGYDHHDLAADLDVLGWDSYPLGFLEMFRFTEEQKRRFAHSGHPDIAAFHHDLYRGCAKDGRWSVLEQQPGPVNWARHNPAPLPGMVRLWTLEAYAHGAELVSYFRWRQFPKAQEQMHAGLLRPDATPAPALAEARAAADDLASLEGGAPVKQSAVVFSYAAEWMTQIQPQGEGKSALWAAFHCYSALRRLGLNVDIVHPDAPLDGYALVVVPCLPIVSDTLVANLEAFDGQVVIGPRSGSRDMDFGIPPTLAPDKLEALVGGRVVLSESWRPGLAIEGDGWLASGWFDHVEGAAAPELTGRCGRVASWQHGKVRYAACWPEGSYIDLVVARAAYDAGLPHDPLADHVRHRVRGDRRFVFDYESAQVTIQQA, encoded by the coding sequence ATGGACCTTGGTGTTTGCTACTATCCCGAACATTGGCCCGAAACCCGCTGGGCCGAGGATGCGCGACTGATGCGCGAGACGGGCCTCACCCGCGTGCGGATCGGCGAGTTTGCCTGGAGCCGGATCGAGCCCGAGCCCGGAAAATTCGACTGGGGCTGGCTCGACCGTGTGGTCGACACGCTGCATGCCGCAGGGCTCGGCATCATCATGGGGACGCCGACGGCAACGCCGCCCAAGTGGGTGGTCGATGCCATGCCCGACATGGTCGCGCTCGACCGCAACGGGAGACCGCGCGGATTCGGGTCGCGGCGGCATTATTGCTTCAGCCATGCGGGATATCGGGCACAGGCCGCGCGCATCACGCGTGCGGTCGCGGAACGCTATGACCAACATCCCGGCATCGTCAGCTGGCAGACCGACAATGAGTACGGCTGCCATGACACGGTGCAGAGCTTCTCGCCCGCCGCGCGCGATGCATTCCGCCTGTGGCTAGCGGAGAGATACGGAACCGTCGCGGATCTGAACGAGGCTTGGGGCAACGTCTTCTGGTCGATGGAATATCGCAGCTTCGACGAGGTCGAACTGCCGAACCTCACCGTGACCGAGGCCAACCCGGCGCACTGGCTGGCCTTTCGCCGCTTCTCCTCCGACCAGGTGGTGAGCTTCAACAAGGCGCAGGTCGACATCCTGCGCGAATGTTCGCCGGGACGCGACATCACCCACAATGCGATGGGGTTCTACACCGGCTACGACCACCACGATCTTGCCGCCGATCTCGACGTGCTGGGGTGGGACAGCTACCCGCTCGGCTTCCTCGAGATGTTCCGCTTCACCGAGGAGCAGAAGCGCCGCTTCGCCCATTCGGGCCATCCCGACATCGCCGCCTTCCATCACGACCTCTATCGCGGATGCGCGAAGGACGGGCGCTGGTCGGTGCTCGAACAGCAGCCGGGGCCGGTGAACTGGGCGCGGCACAATCCCGCGCCGCTGCCCGGCATGGTCCGGCTTTGGACATTGGAAGCCTACGCCCACGGGGCGGAGCTGGTCAGCTATTTCCGCTGGCGCCAGTTTCCCAAGGCGCAGGAGCAGATGCACGCAGGGCTCTTGCGTCCCGACGCGACGCCCGCTCCCGCGCTGGCCGAGGCGCGCGCTGCGGCGGACGACCTCGCGAGCCTCGAAGGCGGCGCGCCGGTGAAGCAGTCAGCGGTGGTGTTCTCCTATGCCGCCGAATGGATGACGCAGATCCAGCCGCAGGGCGAAGGCAAGTCGGCACTGTGGGCGGCCTTCCACTGCTATTCGGCCCTGCGGCGGCTGGGGCTGAACGTCGATATCGTCCACCCCGATGCTCCCCTCGACGGCTATGCACTCGTGGTCGTCCCCTGCCTGCCGATCGTTTCCGACACGCTTGTCGCCAATCTCGAAGCTTTCGACGGGCAGGTGGTAATCGGCCCGCGCAGCGGATCGCGCGACATGGATTTCGGCATCCCGCCCACCCTCGCTCCCGACAAGCTCGAAGCACTGGTCGGCGGGCGCGTCGTGTTGAGCGAAAGCTGGCGCCCCGGCCTCGCCATCGAGGGCGATGGCTGGCTTGCAAGCGGCTGGTTCGACCATGTCGAGGGCGCGGCGGCGCCGGAACTGACCGGCAGATGCGGCCGCGTCGCAAGCTGGCAGCATGGCAAGGTCCGCTATGCCGCCTGCTGGCCCGAGGGAAGCTACATCGACCTCGTCGTCGCCCGCGCCGCCTACGATGCGGGGCTGCCGCACGACCCGCTGGCCGACCACGTCCGCCACCGCGTCCGCGGGGACCGTCGCTTCGTCTTCGATTACGAGAGCGCGCAGGTCACTATTCAGCAGGCTTGA